From one Streptomyces sp. R41 genomic stretch:
- a CDS encoding ABC transporter substrate-binding protein, which yields MHDLSPSGLSVPGPSRRTLLRGIGGAAALGGAIPLLSACGGSSAASDPKTLTLGSNASDAVPKKAFADIYAAFKKQSGITVDVNTKDHNTFQEQINSYLQGTPDDVFNWFAGYRMQFFAGKKLATPIDDVWKTIEGNFPDAMKALSKGEDGKYYFVPLYTYPWAIFYRKSVFKKYGYEVPTTWAQFIALCKQMKKDNLVPIAFGDKDEWPALGTFDQINFRTNGYDFHVELMAGKASWTDKRTRAAFDNWAEILPYHQDGAVGRTWQDAAQTLVSKKAGMYLLGMFVGQQFTNAADREDLDFFPFPEIDPSYGQDTVEAPTDGFMLSKAPKNHAGAVKLLEYLGTPAAEQIYLKSDPNVVAASTKADTSSYSAMQKKGYDLISGAKNLTQYMDRDSRPDFTSTVMQPALQKFVRDPKGIDSLLSSIERQKKTIFASS from the coding sequence ATGCACGACCTCTCCCCTTCCGGTCTCTCCGTCCCGGGTCCCAGCCGTCGCACCCTGCTGCGCGGCATCGGCGGCGCGGCAGCGCTCGGCGGGGCGATACCCCTGCTCAGCGCCTGCGGCGGCAGCAGCGCGGCCAGCGACCCGAAGACCCTCACCCTCGGCTCCAACGCCTCGGACGCCGTGCCGAAGAAGGCCTTCGCCGACATCTACGCGGCCTTCAAGAAGCAGTCCGGCATCACGGTCGACGTGAACACCAAGGACCACAACACCTTCCAGGAGCAGATCAACTCCTACCTGCAGGGCACGCCCGACGACGTGTTCAACTGGTTCGCCGGCTACCGCATGCAGTTCTTCGCGGGCAAGAAGCTCGCCACCCCGATCGACGACGTGTGGAAGACGATCGAGGGCAACTTCCCCGACGCCATGAAGGCGCTCAGCAAGGGCGAGGACGGCAAGTACTACTTCGTCCCGCTGTACACGTACCCCTGGGCGATCTTCTACCGGAAGAGCGTCTTCAAGAAGTACGGCTACGAAGTCCCCACCACCTGGGCCCAGTTCATCGCGCTGTGCAAGCAGATGAAGAAGGACAACCTGGTCCCGATCGCCTTCGGTGACAAGGACGAGTGGCCCGCGCTCGGTACCTTCGACCAGATCAACTTCCGGACGAACGGCTACGACTTCCATGTCGAGCTGATGGCCGGAAAGGCCTCCTGGACCGACAAGCGCACCCGCGCCGCGTTCGACAACTGGGCCGAGATCCTCCCGTACCACCAGGACGGCGCCGTCGGCCGCACCTGGCAGGACGCGGCCCAGACCCTGGTGTCGAAGAAGGCGGGCATGTACCTGCTGGGCATGTTTGTGGGCCAGCAGTTCACCAATGCCGCCGACCGGGAGGACCTGGACTTCTTCCCGTTCCCGGAGATCGATCCCTCGTACGGGCAGGACACCGTCGAGGCGCCGACCGACGGCTTCATGCTCAGCAAGGCCCCGAAGAACCACGCGGGCGCCGTCAAGCTCCTGGAGTACCTGGGCACCCCGGCCGCCGAGCAGATCTACCTCAAGTCGGACCCGAACGTCGTCGCCGCCTCCACCAAGGCCGACACGTCCTCCTACAGCGCCATGCAGAAGAAGGGTTACGACCTGATCAGCGGCGCCAAGAACCTCACCCAGTACATGGACCGCGACAGCCGGCCCGACTTCACCTCCACGGTGATGCAGCCCGCGCTGCAGAAGTTCGTCCGCGACCCCAAGGGGATCGACAGCCTGCTCTCGTCGATCGAGCGCCAGAAGAAGACGATCTTCGCGTCCTCATGA
- a CDS encoding copper resistance CopC/CopD family protein, producing the protein MIIGVLALVLFGGVGGASAHAALTGTDPQDGSVLKSAPRQVTLTFSESVGLLDDSFRVLTPENRRVHTGKPGHAGDRSSTARVTLPGGLGTGTFTVVWRVVSADSHPVSGAFTFSIGKPSATTAALPTAPATDAASATLYDIARYVAYGGLALLIGAGVFVLACGYPGSVRRLLQTGWWTLLLSTLALLLLRGPYERGTGVASAFDPAALRETLTSKPGMVLVARLVLLGAAAFLPERVRVRERGQARGVLALGGALALALAVTWAAAEHASAGIQVPVAMVSAVLHLLAMAVWLGGLTALLTALHRPGEPLSTAVVTRFSRLALASVAVLAATGVYQSWRGLGSWDALTSTSYGRILVAKLCGVLLLLAGAAYSRRWTGRLVVAETAAAVPATVPAERVAVPVGGPAAAGTAAPEDVRAEAGPPDATPEPGSGPEPAPGSASADPAAHRRALRRSVLAEITVGIVVLVITTLLTGTQPGRAAEETAAASTATPGQPTSSTTLVPFDVGTPGGHGKVQIELTPGRVGENSVQAVILGPDGGIATVPELRLTFTLAAQKVGPINAELTDKGGYWGTDGLTLPLAGTWTMNVTVRTSDIDQVTVSKTVKIG; encoded by the coding sequence CTGATCATCGGTGTCCTGGCCCTTGTCCTCTTCGGCGGCGTGGGCGGCGCGTCCGCGCACGCCGCGCTGACGGGCACCGATCCGCAGGACGGCAGCGTGCTGAAGTCGGCTCCCCGCCAGGTCACGCTGACGTTCAGCGAGTCCGTCGGCCTCCTCGACGACTCCTTCCGCGTGCTCACCCCGGAGAACCGGCGCGTACACACAGGCAAGCCGGGCCACGCGGGCGACCGGTCCTCCACCGCCCGCGTGACCCTGCCGGGCGGCCTGGGCACCGGCACGTTCACCGTGGTCTGGCGGGTCGTCTCGGCGGACAGCCACCCGGTCTCGGGCGCCTTCACCTTCTCCATCGGCAAGCCCTCCGCGACCACCGCCGCCCTGCCCACCGCACCCGCCACCGACGCCGCCTCGGCCACCCTCTACGACATCGCCCGATACGTCGCGTACGGCGGCCTGGCCCTGCTCATCGGCGCGGGCGTCTTCGTGCTGGCCTGCGGGTACCCGGGCAGCGTGCGGCGCCTGCTGCAGACCGGCTGGTGGACCCTGCTGCTGTCCACGCTCGCGCTGCTGCTCCTGCGCGGCCCCTACGAGCGCGGCACGGGGGTCGCCTCCGCCTTCGACCCGGCCGCCCTGCGCGAGACCCTGACGAGCAAGCCGGGGATGGTCCTGGTGGCCCGGCTGGTGCTGCTGGGGGCGGCCGCCTTCCTGCCCGAACGCGTACGCGTACGGGAGCGCGGGCAGGCGCGCGGTGTTCTCGCACTCGGCGGGGCGCTCGCCCTCGCTCTCGCGGTCACCTGGGCCGCCGCCGAGCACGCGTCCGCCGGGATCCAGGTCCCCGTGGCGATGGTCTCCGCCGTGCTGCATCTGCTCGCCATGGCGGTCTGGCTCGGCGGTCTGACCGCCCTGCTCACCGCGCTCCACCGCCCCGGCGAGCCCCTCTCCACGGCCGTCGTCACCCGCTTCTCGCGGCTCGCCCTCGCCTCGGTCGCCGTCCTCGCCGCCACCGGCGTCTACCAGTCCTGGCGCGGCCTCGGCTCCTGGGACGCCCTGACCTCGACGTCGTACGGCAGGATCCTCGTCGCCAAGCTGTGCGGGGTGCTGCTCCTGCTGGCGGGGGCGGCGTACTCGCGGCGCTGGACGGGGCGGCTGGTGGTGGCGGAGACGGCCGCGGCTGTTCCCGCGACCGTTCCGGCGGAACGGGTGGCCGTGCCGGTCGGGGGGCCGGCTGCCGCGGGGACGGCCGCCCCCGAGGACGTACGAGCCGAGGCCGGTCCCCCCGATGCGACCCCTGAACCGGGTTCCGGCCCCGAGCCCGCACCTGGCTCCGCCTCCGCCGACCCTGCCGCGCACCGTCGTGCTCTGCGCCGCTCCGTCCTCGCCGAGATCACCGTCGGCATCGTCGTCCTGGTGATCACCACCCTGCTGACCGGGACCCAGCCGGGGCGGGCGGCCGAGGAGACGGCGGCGGCTTCGACCGCGACCCCCGGGCAGCCCACGTCGTCGACGACGCTGGTCCCCTTCGACGTCGGTACGCCGGGCGGGCACGGCAAGGTGCAGATCGAGCTGACGCCGGGCCGGGTGGGCGAGAACTCGGTGCAGGCCGTGATCCTCGGCCCCGACGGAGGCATCGCGACCGTCCCCGAACTGCGTCTCACCTTCACGCTCGCCGCGCAGAAGGTCGGCCCGATCAACGCGGAGCTCACCGACAAGGGCGGCTACTGGGGAACGGACGGCCTCACGCTCCCGCTGGCCGGCACCTGGACGATGAACGTCACGGTGCGCACCAGCGACATCGACCAGGTCACGGTCTCCAAGACCGTGAAGATCGGCTGA
- a CDS encoding GNAT family N-acetyltransferase yields the protein MTTEPYGRDREAVHEQLVDGFGTVRILPLDPHADLDVVHAWVAQERAEFWGMNGFTKQQVLDTYLHLDSLDTHHAFLAVTDGEPVALFQTYEPEADRVSECYDAEPGDMGVHLLIGPPGPAGARQGFSSSLLVAFTSYVLIGLDRKRVVVDPDERNEKAIARFKRQGFDLGPAVVLPEIDLPDVYLPEKRAQLAFLTREAAFRE from the coding sequence ATGACGACTGAGCCGTACGGGCGCGACCGCGAGGCCGTCCACGAGCAGCTGGTCGACGGCTTCGGCACCGTCCGGATCCTGCCCCTCGACCCGCACGCCGACCTCGACGTCGTCCACGCCTGGGTGGCCCAGGAGCGAGCCGAGTTCTGGGGGATGAACGGGTTCACGAAGCAGCAGGTCCTGGACACGTACCTGCATCTCGACTCGCTCGACACCCACCACGCCTTCCTCGCGGTCACGGACGGCGAACCGGTCGCGCTCTTCCAGACCTATGAGCCCGAGGCCGACCGCGTCAGCGAGTGCTACGACGCCGAGCCGGGCGACATGGGCGTCCACCTGCTGATCGGACCGCCCGGACCCGCGGGCGCCCGCCAGGGTTTCTCCTCCTCACTGCTGGTCGCCTTCACCTCGTACGTGCTGATCGGCCTGGACCGCAAGCGGGTCGTCGTCGATCCCGACGAGCGAAACGAGAAGGCGATCGCCCGCTTCAAGCGGCAGGGCTTCGACCTGGGACCGGCCGTCGTGCTGCCCGAAATCGACCTTCCGGACGTGTACCTGCCCGAGAAGCGCGCCCAACTCGCCTTCCTCACCAGGGAGGCGGCCTTCCGGGAGTAA
- a CDS encoding penicillin acylase family protein, whose protein sequence is MTAEIYRDAWGIPHLRADSAQELAHAQGRTTAVDRAWQLEVERHRSQGTSAAFLGAEAVGWDRFARQARLDDTARRCFAALEGRDPETAAWVVSYVQGVNDGLAEGARRAPEFAATGLAPGRWQPWSPLGVWLGTHILFAGFPAKLWREEVVRLLGAEAVELFAMDGPGTSGSNGWLVSGERTVTGQAVIAGDPHRFIEDPGVYQQIRLSCPEFDVIGLAVPGVPGIAHFAHTGTVAWAITNAMADYQDLYRERLRSAGSSVEVLDPDGEWRAVERHVETVEVAGGEPVEVEVIETARGPVVIGGVGAEESISLRYPPRVTEDLGFSALLPLLRAREVADVDRAFDLWAEPVNVVQAADTEGGLLHRVAGRVPVRSEDNRTRVVAAWEPGHEWQGWHEMPCGSFEDGVAVMANQRGPATPLGVEFAPPHRATRIRQLLDGSRKWSARDMPVVHMDTHLASAAALLDRLAALGEGLGLEAVALREQLLGWDRRMDAGSSDAAAYAAVRGAVVRRLAAHPALAVLADPPAYPEVFLPWLALTPRVGLALENLLKAEELYGIERDAVLRDAVEEVAAGRTPGTWGDTHRLAPWRALPDPSYEAPGLSGDHDCVLCTSAVPGLTDLSARGPAARYVWDLADRDNSLWVVPLGADGVPGTAHHRDQLPLWLKGDLAPVATDWNKLTKENHDD, encoded by the coding sequence GTGACCGCCGAGATCTACCGTGACGCCTGGGGCATCCCGCACCTGCGCGCGGACAGCGCACAGGAACTCGCCCACGCCCAGGGCCGGACCACCGCCGTGGACCGGGCCTGGCAGCTGGAGGTCGAACGGCACCGCTCGCAGGGCACCTCGGCCGCGTTCCTCGGCGCCGAGGCCGTCGGCTGGGACCGGTTCGCACGGCAGGCCCGGCTCGACGACACCGCCAGACGCTGTTTCGCCGCCCTGGAGGGACGGGACCCCGAGACCGCCGCGTGGGTCGTCTCGTATGTGCAAGGGGTCAATGACGGACTGGCGGAAGGGGCCCGGCGCGCACCGGAGTTCGCCGCGACCGGGCTCGCCCCCGGCCGCTGGCAGCCCTGGAGCCCGCTCGGCGTCTGGCTCGGTACGCACATCCTCTTCGCCGGATTCCCCGCCAAGCTCTGGCGCGAGGAGGTGGTACGGCTGCTGGGCGCGGAGGCGGTCGAGCTGTTCGCCATGGACGGGCCCGGCACCTCGGGGAGCAACGGGTGGCTGGTGAGCGGCGAACGGACCGTCACCGGGCAGGCCGTCATCGCCGGCGATCCGCACCGCTTCATCGAGGACCCCGGCGTCTACCAGCAGATCCGCCTCTCCTGCCCGGAGTTCGACGTCATCGGGCTCGCCGTCCCCGGCGTCCCGGGCATCGCCCACTTCGCCCACACCGGAACGGTCGCCTGGGCGATCACCAACGCGATGGCCGACTATCAGGACCTGTATCGGGAGCGCCTGAGGTCGGCCGGTTCGTCCGTCGAGGTCCTCGATCCCGACGGTGAGTGGCGAGCCGTGGAGCGGCACGTCGAGACCGTCGAGGTCGCCGGAGGTGAGCCCGTCGAGGTCGAGGTGATCGAGACGGCGCGCGGACCCGTGGTCATCGGGGGAGTCGGCGCGGAGGAGTCCATCAGCCTTCGCTACCCGCCCCGCGTGACCGAGGACCTCGGCTTCAGCGCGCTCCTCCCGCTGCTCAGGGCCCGTGAAGTCGCCGACGTGGACCGGGCGTTCGACCTGTGGGCGGAGCCCGTGAACGTCGTCCAGGCCGCCGACACCGAGGGCGGACTGCTGCACCGGGTCGCGGGGCGGGTCCCGGTCCGGAGCGAGGACAACCGCACACGGGTGGTGGCCGCCTGGGAGCCGGGGCACGAGTGGCAGGGCTGGCACGAGATGCCGTGCGGGTCCTTCGAGGACGGTGTCGCCGTGATGGCCAACCAGCGCGGCCCGGCGACCCCGCTGGGCGTCGAGTTCGCCCCGCCGCACCGCGCCACCCGCATCCGGCAGCTCCTCGACGGGTCGCGGAAGTGGTCCGCCCGGGACATGCCCGTCGTGCACATGGACACCCATCTCGCCTCGGCCGCCGCGCTGTTGGACCGGCTGGCCGCCCTCGGCGAGGGGCTCGGCCTCGAGGCGGTCGCGCTCAGGGAGCAACTCCTGGGCTGGGACCGGCGGATGGACGCCGGCAGCAGCGACGCGGCGGCGTACGCGGCGGTGCGCGGCGCGGTCGTACGGCGGCTCGCGGCGCACCCCGCGCTCGCCGTTCTGGCCGACCCGCCCGCGTACCCGGAGGTCTTCCTCCCCTGGCTCGCCCTCACCCCGCGGGTCGGACTCGCCCTCGAAAACCTGCTGAAGGCCGAGGAGTTGTACGGCATCGAGCGCGACGCCGTGCTGCGGGACGCCGTCGAGGAGGTGGCGGCGGGCCGGACGCCGGGCACCTGGGGCGACACCCACCGGCTCGCCCCCTGGCGCGCGCTCCCCGACCCCTCGTACGAGGCTCCGGGGCTCTCCGGCGACCACGACTGCGTGCTGTGCACGTCGGCGGTGCCCGGCCTGACCGACCTGAGCGCGCGAGGCCCCGCCGCCCGCTACGTCTGGGATCTCGCCGACCGCGACAACAGCCTCTGGGTGGTTCCCCTCGGCGCCGACGGCGTCCCGGGCACGGCCCACCACCGGGACCAGCTCCCCTTGTGGCTCAAGGGAGATCTGGCCCCGGTGGCCACCGACTGGAACAAGCTGACCAAGGAGAACCATGACGACTGA
- a CDS encoding siderophore-interacting protein: protein MGRGHGWEGAVLKLLRARDFTFTVTGAEDVTPHYRRLRLTDGGMLAATGVHPTMWVRLWFDDAGKPHQRAYTLVDPDPAAGTFGLEFALHEGRASDWARAAKPGDTIEATVHGTGFEQPRPAPSHILAIGDPASLPALNSLLGALGSAPATVWFEGTTDDLPLHVDPARHEVRHVPRLNAGAHLVAQVRAELPELLKGEPDPYVWIACDTTTTRALSSYVRKELAVPRQRTHALGYWRAT, encoded by the coding sequence ATGGGCCGGGGTCATGGCTGGGAGGGCGCGGTCCTCAAGCTGCTGCGCGCCAGGGATTTCACCTTCACGGTGACTGGGGCCGAGGACGTCACCCCGCACTACCGGCGGCTGCGCCTCACCGACGGCGGCATGCTCGCGGCGACCGGGGTCCACCCGACCATGTGGGTACGACTGTGGTTCGACGACGCGGGCAAGCCGCACCAGCGGGCGTACACACTGGTCGACCCCGACCCGGCGGCCGGGACCTTCGGCCTGGAGTTCGCCCTGCACGAGGGCCGCGCCAGCGACTGGGCGCGGGCGGCGAAGCCCGGGGACACCATCGAGGCGACGGTCCACGGCACCGGCTTCGAGCAGCCCCGGCCCGCCCCCTCGCACATCCTCGCGATCGGCGACCCGGCATCACTGCCCGCCCTCAACTCCCTTCTCGGGGCGCTGGGTTCGGCACCGGCGACCGTCTGGTTCGAGGGCACGACGGACGACCTCCCCCTCCACGTGGACCCGGCCCGGCACGAGGTGCGCCACGTGCCACGCCTGAACGCCGGCGCGCACCTCGTCGCGCAAGTACGCGCCGAACTGCCCGAACTGCTGAAGGGCGAGCCGGATCCGTACGTCTGGATCGCCTGCGACACGACGACGACACGGGCACTGTCGTCGTACGTCCGCAAGGAACTGGCCGTTCCCCGGCAGCGGACGCACGCGCTGGGGTACTGGCGGGCGACGTAG
- a CDS encoding HhH-GPD-type base excision DNA repair protein produces MDVTLHLAQDPEADELLGRSPLAALVGMLLDQQVPMEWAFKGPSTIAQRLGADDLDAHEIAAQDPEAFAALLSEKPAVHRYPGSMAKRIQQLCQYLVEHYDGDASAVWEGVGTGQELLKRLAELPGFGKQKAQIFLALLGKQLGVRPTGWREAAGAYGEPKSFRSVADITGPESLAKVRAHKQEMKAAAKAAKASGR; encoded by the coding sequence ATGGACGTCACACTTCACCTCGCCCAGGACCCCGAGGCCGACGAACTCCTCGGCCGCAGTCCGCTCGCCGCGCTGGTCGGGATGCTGCTGGACCAGCAAGTGCCGATGGAGTGGGCGTTCAAGGGCCCGTCGACCATCGCCCAGCGGCTGGGCGCGGACGACCTGGACGCGCACGAGATCGCGGCACAGGACCCCGAGGCCTTCGCCGCGCTCCTGTCGGAGAAGCCCGCCGTGCACCGCTACCCGGGGTCGATGGCCAAGCGGATCCAGCAGCTGTGCCAGTACCTCGTCGAGCACTACGACGGGGACGCGAGCGCCGTCTGGGAGGGCGTCGGCACCGGGCAGGAGCTGCTGAAGCGGCTGGCGGAGCTGCCCGGGTTCGGCAAGCAGAAGGCGCAGATCTTCCTCGCGCTCCTCGGCAAGCAGCTCGGCGTACGCCCCACGGGATGGCGCGAGGCCGCGGGCGCCTACGGCGAGCCGAAGTCCTTCCGCTCGGTGGCGGACATCACCGGCCCGGAATCCCTGGCCAAGGTCCGCGCCCACAAACAGGAGATGAAGGCGGCGGCCAAGGCAGCGAAGGCCTCCGGCCGGTAG
- a CDS encoding HdeD family acid-resistance protein yields the protein MTEPPSGSPWGPEYDDRRVHAARDTRAPTGEPEGPLHFLARAAWQTVLVAGIAALVLGVLVLIWPGASLLAAGVLFGLYLIFSGVLQLVSAFGTHVATSLRVMAFISGALSILLGLFCFRGAMQSILLLALWIGIGWLFRGITQTIAAASDPTVPARGWQVFLGIVSFLAGIVLIVSPFESVAVLTVVVGCWLIVVGIAEIITAFRIRSGARAVPRIL from the coding sequence ATGACCGAGCCACCGAGCGGCTCCCCCTGGGGCCCGGAGTACGACGACCGCCGCGTGCACGCCGCGAGGGACACCCGTGCTCCCACGGGCGAGCCCGAGGGCCCCCTGCACTTCCTCGCTCGCGCCGCCTGGCAGACCGTCCTGGTCGCCGGCATCGCCGCCCTGGTGCTCGGCGTCCTGGTGCTGATCTGGCCAGGCGCCTCACTCCTCGCCGCAGGAGTGCTCTTCGGCCTCTACCTGATCTTCAGCGGCGTCCTGCAACTCGTCTCCGCCTTCGGCACCCACGTGGCGACGTCCCTTCGCGTGATGGCGTTCATCAGCGGCGCCCTGTCCATCCTGCTGGGCCTCTTCTGCTTCCGCGGCGCGATGCAGTCGATCCTGCTGCTCGCCCTGTGGATCGGCATCGGCTGGCTGTTCCGCGGCATCACGCAGACGATCGCCGCCGCCTCCGACCCGACCGTGCCGGCCCGCGGCTGGCAGGTCTTCCTCGGCATCGTCAGCTTCCTCGCCGGCATCGTGCTGATCGTGTCCCCGTTCGAGTCGGTCGCCGTCCTCACCGTCGTCGTCGGCTGCTGGCTCATCGTGGTCGGCATCGCCGAGATCATCACGGCGTTCCGGATCCGCTCCGGCGCCCGGGCCGTCCCCCGCATCCTGTGA
- a CDS encoding helicase HerA-like domain-containing protein — MSDSETVPPATDPRSAPATAPRTAPATAPEKAGSAPALPQAALEIASGYAFTGPALDLGALLWDGQCLPDVQIRIPLPMLNRHGLVAGATGTGKTKTLQLIAEQLSAQGVSVFLADIKGDVSGVSAPGVSNDRVQERARDVHQEWTPTGCPAEFYALGGMGHGIPVRATITSFGPVLLSKVLQLNQTQEQSLGLIFHYADQKGLDLVDLKDLRAVVAFLTSDEGKQELKGIGGLSTATAGVILRSLTAFEAQGMSPFFGEPEFDTSELLRTASQGRGVVSVLELPEVQDKPQLFSTFLMWLLADLFHDLPEVGDADKPKLVFFFDEAHLLFNDASKAFLDSITQTVRLIRSKGVGVFFVTQTPKDVPADVLGQLGNRVQHALRAFTPDDQKALKATVKTFPDSGYDLEEVLTGLGTGEAVVTVLSEKGAPTPVAVTRLRAPQSLMAPVDAGVLDQAVTGSPLYGRYAQAVDRESAYEKLTAREAATRAAPAPSKGRPKQDRREESMVEQVVGSGLFKSLARSVGTQIGREITRSLFGTARRRR; from the coding sequence ATGAGCGACAGCGAGACCGTGCCTCCTGCCACCGATCCACGATCAGCCCCGGCCACCGCCCCCAGGACGGCTCCCGCCACCGCTCCCGAGAAGGCCGGAAGCGCTCCCGCACTTCCCCAGGCGGCCCTGGAAATCGCCTCCGGGTACGCCTTCACCGGCCCCGCCCTCGATCTCGGCGCCCTGCTCTGGGACGGGCAGTGCCTGCCCGACGTGCAGATCCGCATCCCGTTGCCGATGCTCAACCGGCACGGCCTGGTCGCGGGTGCCACCGGCACCGGGAAGACCAAGACCCTCCAGCTGATCGCCGAGCAGTTGTCGGCCCAGGGGGTGTCCGTCTTCCTCGCCGACATCAAGGGCGATGTGTCGGGTGTGTCGGCGCCGGGCGTGTCGAACGACAGAGTCCAGGAGCGCGCCAGGGACGTCCATCAGGAGTGGACGCCGACCGGGTGCCCCGCCGAGTTCTACGCGCTCGGCGGCATGGGCCACGGCATCCCCGTACGGGCCACGATCACCAGCTTCGGCCCGGTGCTGCTGTCCAAGGTGCTCCAGCTCAACCAGACCCAGGAGCAGTCGCTCGGCCTGATCTTCCACTACGCCGACCAGAAGGGCCTGGATCTGGTCGATCTCAAGGACCTGCGCGCCGTGGTCGCCTTCCTGACCTCGGACGAGGGCAAGCAGGAGCTGAAGGGCATCGGCGGGCTGTCCACCGCCACGGCGGGCGTGATCCTCCGTTCCCTCACCGCCTTCGAGGCGCAGGGCATGAGTCCGTTCTTCGGGGAGCCGGAGTTCGACACCAGCGAGCTGCTGCGTACGGCGTCGCAGGGGCGCGGCGTGGTGTCCGTCCTCGAACTCCCCGAGGTCCAGGACAAACCGCAGCTCTTCTCGACCTTCCTGATGTGGCTGCTCGCCGACCTCTTCCACGACCTTCCCGAGGTCGGCGACGCCGACAAACCCAAGCTCGTGTTCTTCTTCGACGAGGCCCATCTGCTCTTCAACGACGCCTCGAAGGCCTTCCTGGACTCCATCACGCAGACCGTCCGGCTCATTCGCTCGAAAGGAGTCGGCGTCTTCTTCGTGACGCAGACCCCCAAGGACGTACCCGCCGATGTCCTAGGCCAGCTCGGCAACCGTGTCCAGCACGCGCTGCGCGCCTTCACCCCGGACGACCAGAAGGCGTTGAAGGCCACCGTGAAGACGTTCCCCGACTCCGGGTACGACCTGGAGGAGGTCCTCACCGGGCTCGGCACCGGCGAGGCCGTCGTCACCGTGCTGAGCGAGAAGGGCGCGCCGACGCCGGTCGCGGTGACGCGGCTGCGGGCTCCGCAGTCCCTGATGGCGCCGGTCGACGCGGGGGTGCTGGATCAGGCGGTGACGGGGTCGCCGCTGTATGGACGCTATGCGCAGGCGGTGGACCGGGAGTCGGCGTACGAGAAGCTGACGGCGCGGGAGGCGGCGACGCGGGCCGCACCGGCCCCCTCGAAGGGGCGCCCCAAGCAGGACAGGCGGGAGGAGTCGATGGTCGAGCAGGTCGTCGGCAGCGGCCTGTTCAAGTCCCTCGCCCGGTCCGTCGGCACGCAGATCGGGCGGGAGATCACCAGGTCGCTCTTCGGGACGGCCCGGCGCCGGCGGTAG
- a CDS encoding type II toxin-antitoxin system VapB family antitoxin codes for MIFKRIGNGRPYPDHGRESTRQWADVAPRPVRLDQLVTTKGQLDLETLLAEDSTFYGDLFAHVVKWQGDLYLEDGLHRAVRAALQQRQVLHARVLELD; via the coding sequence GTGATCTTCAAGCGCATCGGAAACGGACGGCCGTACCCCGACCACGGCCGGGAAAGCACCCGGCAGTGGGCGGACGTCGCGCCGCGCCCGGTCCGCCTCGATCAGCTCGTGACGACCAAGGGCCAGCTCGACCTGGAAACACTGCTCGCCGAGGACTCGACGTTCTACGGCGACCTCTTCGCGCACGTCGTGAAGTGGCAGGGCGACCTGTACCTGGAGGACGGCCTGCACCGCGCCGTCCGCGCCGCGCTCCAGCAGCGCCAAGTCCTCCACGCGCGCGTGCTCGAGCTCGACTAG
- a CDS encoding LytR C-terminal domain-containing protein: MSMLTPPGMGGQYRITGDKYPRMRRPKGRRRLVFLVVASVTALGLIGWGTLQLIDVFTGGGDKATAAGPKADCASKVSPSAEASTASTALPKPGQITVNVLNATTRSGLAKETADELQKRGFKIGDVGNATDAYDKKVAGTGILLGAKAAYSTALPVLNTQLSGAELKTDGREKADEVDLIIGTGFKSLTKKEEADRALTVLAEPQPTPSSQKSC, from the coding sequence ATGAGCATGCTCACTCCCCCTGGCATGGGCGGCCAGTACCGGATCACGGGGGACAAGTACCCGCGGATGCGCCGACCCAAGGGACGCCGGAGGCTCGTGTTCCTGGTCGTCGCCTCCGTCACCGCACTAGGGCTGATCGGGTGGGGGACCCTGCAGCTCATCGACGTCTTCACGGGCGGCGGCGACAAGGCCACGGCGGCGGGCCCCAAGGCGGACTGCGCGTCCAAGGTCAGCCCGTCGGCCGAGGCGTCCACGGCGTCCACCGCCCTGCCCAAGCCCGGCCAGATCACCGTGAACGTCCTCAACGCCACGACCCGCAGCGGGCTCGCCAAGGAGACCGCGGACGAGCTGCAGAAGCGCGGCTTCAAGATCGGCGATGTGGGCAACGCGACGGACGCGTACGACAAGAAGGTCGCCGGCACCGGGATACTGCTCGGCGCGAAGGCGGCCTACTCGACCGCGCTCCCCGTCCTCAACACGCAGCTCTCCGGCGCCGAACTGAAGACCGACGGCCGCGAGAAGGCCGACGAGGTCGACCTCATCATCGGCACCGGCTTCAAGTCACTGACGAAGAAGGAGGAGGCCGACAGGGCCCTGACCGTCCTGGCCGAGCCCCAGCCGACCCCCTCCTCGCAGAAGAGCTGCTGA